Genomic segment of Zingiber officinale cultivar Zhangliang chromosome 11B, Zo_v1.1, whole genome shotgun sequence:
GTATTTTCCCCAGCTGTGCATTCTTGCGAGCTGACAGGGGTCAATCCGAAccgctccatctccttggcagcaGCTGCTTCGATCTCGGCATGCTTAGCCTTAATTATACCAGCCGCCCGGGCACgcatcatgatgtcggctgcaaaAGAAGAACATAAACAGTTAGACCGAAAGGAAgaaggttaagaaatttcagaccTATGCTGTTCGAGAGCTTCACTCGGTTCGGACTCAGCCCAAACATATACATCACGCCCTCTGGCAACAACTTGTGGATGTTGAACTTCAACCCGACCAACATATTGGCAACATGAAGGTAATCCGGTTGAGTTTTATATCTTTTCAGCTCGGGCTGGGGTGGCAGGGTGGTCTGCCATTGAGTTCGGAAGTGGGACCGCTCGGGAAGTCTCAAATAGAAAAAGTACtacttccagtgtttgttggagtaGGGCATCTTGTCGAAGAAGACCAGACCAATACGAGATTGGAACAGATAGGTGCCCAGCTCAGACTATTTGGCAtagtagaaatagtggaagaCCCGAGGGGTCAGTGgaatgttgtgcactcggaaCAACGCCACCACGCCGCACAGCAGGCGGAAGGAATTGGGGACGagctggacgagcgggatttgaaaataattacaaacttcagtTATGAATGGATGGATAGGAAACCGGAGACCGGCCACGAACTGGTCTCGGAAAAAACATATGGTGTCGGTCAACAGGTTGTGTGGCCGGTTGGACAGTCCGGCCAGGATAATCTCGTGGTCAGACGGAATGTCAAAGGCGTTGATAAGGTGCGCCGCATCGCCCGCatcaaacctggtctccatggtggtataccagagaCCAGGGAGGGGGTCGACTAGCTAGAtggaactggccatgatcggaaAACAAATAAGCGGAACGACTCGCTAAAGGAATTGTCGGAAAACCATAAAGCAGGATCGATAGAAGGTTCACCGGGCAAAATGGCGGAACGCCTGAAAGCGCTAAAGGGCGAGAAAGAAAATCGAAGGAACAGAAGTGGGAGCTTACAGAAAAGGGGAGCGCTAGAGTAGAAAGTCGGAGATCGCCAGAGAAATGAACGCGGACAGTCGCCGGAGCACACGAACATGAAAACAGCAACGATGAAACAGAAGTCGACGAAGCGGCCTTATAAAGATCAAGTCCGACCGAGCGGAGTCGTCTGATCTAGGTCACGAAAATCGACGCACGCATCCAATCGTCGAATTTGAACCGTCGCACGTCACATCATCTCTAACTCATCGATCACGTGGTGACGGCGgtggcgccacgtggcattcacctacaggggcgcatttaatgagctccattACTGGGCATGGCCGCGTGCTCAGCTTAATGACGATGATTTATGAGAATTTCGAGAAAATCCGGATGACGTCAGCTTTGACCGCCCGTGGACCAGGACCCAGAATGGTGAATTTTGCATAAGTATCGGCACACGTATCACCGAATGGCAGAGTGAGGCCGGTCGAACCCTCTGCTGCAGCACGACCGAACGACCGATGGAGCACTAGACTaattttgtccagtcagtcggacctcccgtctccttcgactagacttgaagggaagacatGTGATCCGATAATAAGTAGGGGCGATGACACGTGGAAAGTCAATGGTCAACACCGTGAGTATCCGGTCGAGTGGATGTATGTGTATCCGATTCTGCATTACAGCTCGGCCTGATGCCGAGCTTCCAATGCTAAGAAGACTCAAGCATGACTAGTAAGGAGGAACGAGGGCCGAGCGGCCGAGCGACCTCCCTGCTTGGTCGAACGAGGAGCACAACTTCGGCCCTACAAATACGGTTTCTTCGCTCGGCGAGACAGAACCGAGACAATAGGATGATTGGTCGAGCGGACATCCCGCTCGGTCCGGCCCTAGTGTCGCATGAAAGGCACTAGCCGgacggtccctccgctcggcccgaTAGAGGACAAAGGAAGCAATTGACGATATCTTCTTGGGGACCAGTGTCGCCGACAGGTGGCATGGTCAGACAAAGAATCGTACGGAGGAAGCTTCTACTATCTCGTCAGAAATATGCTCGTGCTATTGAGGTATAGCGTCAGACACgtttttctgacacatccattccaAGTATGCTTTGAGAAACGTGCACGCCTCGGGGATCGTGCACGCACctctggggagccctatataaggacccccagacttcgacggaagTATGCTCACTTCTTTACTGTAACTACAGTTCTCGTTTCCTCTTTTCTCTACTTCTTTCCACCGGagatcttacttgagcgtcgaagggtcatcGTCGGGGAACCTCTCCCTGGCTCGGCATTGTGCTTGCAGGTCCACGTCGGCGGGAGATCTACGCTTGCAGAGTCTTCGACCAGTCAACGGGAGCGTCACAtctccagcgtccatcgactcaattTTCGGACAAGAACCGTTATAATTTTCTAGCTTTGAGtattaaaattagttttattttttatttttaataattcagaGCTCTTACGAGATGCTGAGTCTATCTGACTTCAGATGAAAAAACGTCAAGAGGAAGAACACTCGCAAAACCTCGTTATTGCATCAGAAAATGTCACATTGGAAAAGAAAGGAAACTTGTCTTGTTCACTTCCTCCAAAAAACTGAGGAGAAGTAAAGAGTGCATGACTAGGAAAGGAAATTGAAATTGCAACAGAAAACATTAAGAAAATGAAAAGTATCGTTTGGTGAAACGGatggaaaatatatataattgtCAATTTGGCTCTTTGTCAACTAATTCCGTCTGCGTCTGGCTTGCATTATTGTAATTGACTTTTAACATTTTCTGTATAACTTGATCAgtttgcaaattttaattaatgcTGCATGTCTAATGGCTACAGTGGCATCAAATTAAACTGATCACGGGAATAATAGGAAAACTCCCCTAACCCACAACTCACTGTCTGTTATAATCaggaattaatcaataaatttggaGCTAATACGGAGATGGTGTATACAATGGCGGAGCCGGATGATCTATCCCGGTTGATTCCAAGTTGTGAGCAATGATTGCTGACTTTGTCGCCATCGACCTGGATTAATTCctctttctctcatattttttcaTTTGTTTTTCACTGTAAATTCAAGATTCGACGCCATCAATATCCGGGTTGTAGCCCAGGTAAACCGTGTTCAAGAGAAGAGGTGTAAAATGCGTTAAAGATCTTGAACACGTTCAAAATGGCGTGGGATAGGTCAGAGCATGtgagtgtattttttttattttaattattcaaaaaataataattttaaaattaaaaattgaataaaataGGTAAATAATAAAACATGAgtgtattttttattattattattattattatttaacgataaaaatctaatttttgtGGTATACTTTTTCTGTTATGGTATTTCTCACAAatatctattttatttaataaatatagagTTATGATATTCTTAAGGAAAAATCTCAAAGAAAATTCTTAAAGATAGACATATAAATGATGGGACccatcatttcactttttgtgagtCTCATCATTCATGTGTCTATCTTTAAGAATTTTTCTTGAGATTTTTCTTTAAGAATATCATTtctcataaatatattaaaaaatattaatatcatttttaaaaatagtaaaactattttttaaatagtaagattattattaaaaataataataataatattttaaaatatatttatttgatatgatataattttaagataattgaatGTAATGTGAGATCAATAAATAATGAGTATTAATGTGAATAAAAGaaatatgttgttataatgagtaCGTGACAGTAAACTTCATACTTTTTGATGAGGTGATGGGTGCTATAATGGAAGTGGGTTGTGGATGCTCTTAGAATGGTCTACATAAATAGGATTTCCTGAGTATGTTTAGTCATTGTTCCGGTTAAATACTTATCAATCCACTAGTCAAAGTGTGTTTTCTTCGGAAGAGAAGATAAAGGATCCTAAAAGATACTCTAAAAGGAGATTAGATAAGCACTAGAGAGATTCCGACCTTAcaactctgatgctcaagtcaggatTCATTTTGGGTAATAtattggaagaagaagatagagaaGAAGAGGATCTAGTGGAGTTGTAGAGAGTTCAGATCCTAGAAGCTTTTTGTATTTACCTTCTCTGGAGTTTATATAATCATCAAAAGAGTATCTCCACGTCAACGTCGATAAGGGAATAGATCCAACTAGTTGTCTCTCAATCTGTTAAGCGTCACATTTTTGAAGGAGAGCATCTAGAAGACCAAATCTGACAACCCATTAACCGTCTCGCAATTCATCTTGTGtcacatgttttaaaatattcattGTCGTTGTCTATAGCCTCTAGAAAAATCGGTCTCATTAATGAGGAGTTAGTGtggatttgatctagtgatctaggATGAAGAAGGAAATGACATTAATGTAGAGTATCATTTTAGCAAAAAAATGATTATGTTACCCCAGGTTAGAGCTGTCAGACGAGCTAACCCGTAGTGAGGCTGGTTGGCCCGTGGCaggctaaccatttggcgggaCAGGGCAGGCCGACctgtcaacttggcgggttgcgggtttggcgggccaacccacgggcccattattttttaaaaataaaaaaaaaactcatatcttcaacattttacttcgaaaagatttaatcaatcaaatatatccataaacatgtattttaaataaaaatggatacaaatgagtacttatgtgggatgaaaagtactatttttattttgaaattataacaaagaaagataataaattgatatAAAACTTAGTATACATatgtttctcaacccgcgggtCAACCCAAGCCCGCCGCGGGCCGATCCGCACGGGTCGCGGGCCGACCCGCACGGGTCGCGGGCCGAGGCGGGTCAGCCCGCGGTGGGTCGGCCCGCGGCGGGTTTGGATTGATAAAATTTTGACTCAACCCACTTAAATTGTTTGGCAGGGTGTGCCAATCCGACGGGCCAAACCCAAATTGACAGCTCTACCCCAGGTACCCCTCACAGTCCATCTCCAAGTTATGTGAAGGGGATTAACTGATAGCCGACCATCAATCAATATAGAGTGTCATTGAAGATAGTTGGAATTGACGACTGAGGCTGAGACATGACATGTTGGGATATGAGACATGATATCAAGATATGAGATTGAGACATGATAATGAGATTTCAGGTCGAGGCGTGATATAGGGATCTAAGGTCGAGACGATGTCGAGATCTAAGCCCGAGACATGATATCGAGATCTGAGACCAAGACAGGATGTCAAGATTTGAGGCCAAGATGTGATGTCAAAATCTAAGATTGAGGCTGAGACCCGAGTGATGTCGGGATCTGAGCCCGAGACATTATGCCAAGACATGATGTCAAGATTTGAGGTAGAGAATCGAGTGATGTCAGGATCGAGACATGATGCCGAGGTCTGAGGCCGAGACATGATGCCGAGGTTTAAGGTCGAGACATGATATCAGTATCTAAGGTTGAGAACCGGGTGATGTCGGAATCTGAGATCGAGACATGATGTTGGATCTAAGGTTGAGGCTGAGACCTGAGCGATGTCAAGATATGAGGCCAAGACATGATCCCAAGATCTGAGATCGAGATAGGATGTCAAAATCTAGGACGGAAACATAATGTTAGGATCTTAGACTAAGATCGGGCGATACCAGGATCTAAGGCCGAGGCATGATCCTTAGATCTGAGACCGAGATATGATGTCAGGATATGAGGGAGCTGGATGTCTTGGCTGAGTCGTAGACGAGGTTTGCGTCTGATGCCGATTGCCGAGTTATCTCTGAGTGAACTCAACTCCTTGCTACTCGAGCAAGTTGGACTAGCCCTGAGTCTCTTTTAGACCAAGTCTGATTCTCTTTACGTCACGATCCGTTTTGATGTTGATCGACAGTTCAGTATTATTCTTGACCGTAGATTCCCGCTACATCAGTCATCTATGTTTTGCTTCAGGGCTTTATCCAATTGCAAGCCAGCAAGGCTGCAAAGTGCTTTAAGTTGCAACCGAATCAAGTGTTCATGCGGCTTCTTGTAAATTGTAATTTGCACCATGTGAAGCAACCCTCCCGAGCAAATTCATCGTCATCCTCCTCCCTCGTCCTTGCACACTGTAATTGCCGTAGATTCGCAAGAGACATAATTCTATTTGTCCATCTTTCCTCGGTTCATGGGGAATTGCCAGGCGGCAGATACGGCCGCAGTGGTGATCCAACACCGCGACGGCAGACTAGAGAAGGCCTACTGGTCTCTCCTCGCCACCCAAGTCATGGCCGACAACCCCGGCCACTACGTCGCTTCCATCCTCACCTGCACCTCCCGCCCTTCTTCTCCCGCATCCCACCATCACCGAGGGAAGCCAGTGGAGTACCTTAAGCTGCTCCGCCCTGACGAAACCCTCGTCGTCGGCCACGTCTACCGCCTTGTCAGCTTCGAAGGTCTGTAATGCATTCCGCTGTCGATCCCGAACAATATTGCTTTCTAGCTAACTAATTTGGGGGACAGAGGTGTTGAGGGAGTTCGCATCGAAGAGACACGTCAGGCTCAGCCGGCTGCTCGACAAACAGGAAGAGAAAGCCAGCTCCAGTACCGTGAATGACGACGACAGACACAGAGAAATGGCGGACTCGGAAACTGTCACTGTCCCTGCGGTGCGTGGTTATCTGAGTCCCAAAATCAATAAATGTGTGGTGTTGTTAAACGATCTTTGCTAATCACTTGAATTTGGCAAATGCATTCCCAGAAACGGGAAGAGCATAAAGCGGAGGCAGAAGTGGACAAGCAAATGGAGGAAGTGGCTCAAGGCATGAAGTTTTGCTGCAACACGCCGAGTGGTGGTGCCACACGCCAGGGGCAGTGGAAGCCAGCTCTGGAGAGCATTGCAGAGGTCGGAGAACAAGCACGAAAATAATAAGCAACAGAAAGGGACAAAAAGTAACTATTGGATTTCTCCTTATTTCGTGTAAAGTTTATGGTGGTGAGAAATAAGCGTGCCCTTGAGTAGGATTCAGGGATCCTTAATTGTCAGCCGTTTGTATAAGTTTATTGGTGTAGTGACCCTTTTGTTTGGAGTATATGGGCTGTAACATCAGGGTTTCTGATTAGTTGCCAACTAAATGTGTTTGAGGTTTTCCGACGTATACCATTTATCCTTCACTGAGAAATAAACACTGGAGCCGTGGCCTAGAATTGCTGATTgttattaaaaatgaaaaaaaaaaaaaatagacatcaATTCAATAATCATCACAGGAAAAATGATCCTGGTGGTGAGAGGTAAGGGACTGGTGACAATGAAGCTGATGCAAATGGAAATAGACAGTAATTGAGTAGGCAGATAACGATGCACAAACATAAACTAAAGCATGCTCTACCAGTCTACCACTCGCAATGCAATTCCATAACTGAAGGCGTGGCAAACATCTCAGCCAAGCCTACTGATCCATATGTTGACAATTATTACACAATATATTCCGTCCAGTTAAAGCCACAATTCATAATTAAATGTCTAGTATCTATACGAAAAGCTAAAGTAAAATGTTTGAAATTTCCCAAAAAAAACATTCAGCCATTACTAAGAAGTACAAGCTCTAGGGGCGTCTATGCCAGAATGAAATGACAAATGCAGAGGCAAGAGCGTAACATACTTCGTTTTCCCCATGTGGGATTTTGTCGCCCCTACCACAGTTGTCATCCTCAATGACCTCTGCAAaagtaaataaattaataaaattattacatAGAAAATTTTAACCTTAAGAGCCTCGTGTTGTATATAACTAAATAATGGATGCTAGCAAAAACTCTAAGGGGTGCTGGTTCCAGAAGGGAATGGGAATGATAgaagtggggaatgagaatggaGGAGTTTTCATTCCCCCCATTTTGCTAAGTAATGGTCCATATCATATTTGGGGGATTGAATCCGTAGGACCCACTACTAATTTCCCAAACCAAGCACTAATTTTCCATTCCTTTCGCATTCCCCACTCCCATACTATCCAACCAAGCACCCCCTAAATCTTTCATAACAACGTCAAACTGCAGGCAATAGTAATTAGACGCGACACAATTTGCAAGTCATCCGATAACATTAAGAAACAGAACAACAATATTCTTTCCCCACAATATTATTACATATCACCTCTTCATAGCACCAAAATCAACACTATAAGAATATAAAGTATTTCAGTCATGGGAAAGCTTAAAGGAATCCCCATTGATACTACCTGGGGAGCAGATGAGACAATGATATAACAGCATCAAAATGAGATACGGGAGTTGAGCAAGCAAGTACAATGCACCTATGGTTGTAACCAAGTTCACAGCATAAGGACATCTACAACGGATGTAGTAGTAGATGACGAGTTCATACTATAAAACACATTTAGAAGCCCAATCTATCAATAACTACGTATGTGCACGAGCGCACATATATGTTTATGTTTGTGTGTATCTGATAATAACTTCAAAACATAAGATACGATACCAATAGTTGGCACTTGAGACAAATCCGATATCCTATAGATGACAATGcttcaaaacttaaaaaatatactagTTTAGCACTTTTAGATATTTAATGCAGTATTATGTGATCTCATGTGCCAAAATACAGTCAAAATAAAGGGTCTTTATCGCCATGTCATTTGTCAGGGTCAAGCATAAAATATTCTTTGCATGAAAGAATTTATCAATCAATACAAACTTGGTTCTTAGCTAAAGTATTATACATGATAATGATTGGTACAATAGCTATGAGAGAGCTTCATGCCAAAGGGAActatgtttctacatgatgtgcATAAGTGTGAGAATCCAAAAAAAACGATGAAAATATAAAACGGGACAAAAATTGAGCATGTGGCAATAATCAAAGTAAATAGATTCAGATGTGCAGCATTGAACAACATGTTGTTTAGCTCATGTTGGGTAAATTACTAGTCAATATTTGGTTGACCCAACATCACGATCATCAAGAATATGTAATCAAGGCAATTAAACGATTTAAACATAAATTTCCAATTGTAAGTCTGTCCTGTTTAGCTCACACACTTTCAGTTTAATCTACGTGTCCCAAGACATAGCACTAACTATTGTGAGATCAACGACAATTGTACGATTATTATATAAAGATTGTAAACCTTATCCTAAGATgcttttttgcaacttctttacCCAAGATACATTGTTAGTAAAGAAACATCGTAGAATAGATAAACTAAATCCCTTCTGCTTTAATATCTAACAATCTGAAACAAAAAGGTATGTGTTGTGGTAAAGTACCAATACTGGATATGCCAGCCAATGTAAGAAAACCTAAGGTCTGGCATAGTAGACATGGCCCTATGCttatatttcaaaacttattccAAATGAAATGAAATTGATATTAGCACCGAAATGTTAAAGTTACAGAGGTATAACAACTTGAATAAGAAAAGGGGCGTGATAACAATCTTATTATATTATATGACATTGCCAAATAGACAACAGTATAAATTCATGTTGCTACGTATATCATATCAGTAATAAATTAGGCAGTCAAGCCCACCAATATATGTGAAAAACAACTAAAATTAGCTTAGATTGTGTGGATAACCCTGGCAAAGATATAAACTCAGGAGACATCGTATCAAACATCCTGTGTGCTTTAAGAAGTAGAAACTGAAACAAGGTATTGTAGTATTTCTTGTATATCCACAAATTGACAGTGGCAGATCTTGTGTCATAACAGATAAGCAATACCTCGGATCTTAACTGTCGACCTTTTATGGTTAAAATGAGACTTGACTATCAATTGTTCAGCATACAGCATAGTATATATCCCTCTAATATCGATAATACAGTGACTGatttaagtaattaactaaaacaAACCTTTCCAAAATTCATCATCGACAACTGATACTCCATGAACAGAAACAAGAACACCATCAGGGACACTCAACTCGTAAAGAAAATAGAATCAGGTCTGACATAAGAACACCAAAAATCTGGGTTTGCTTAGATATAAGTAAACAGTGTTGAGGCTTTTGAGTTCAGGTATTATtaagaagaaaattttaaaattaagctcTAAAATATTCCTTCGTAGACCAAATCAATAATGTACTTATAACATATGCAAGAACAAACTGCACATCGCACcgattgaattttttttcaacttCCAGTTATAACTTTTGAATGAAGGAGGAAAAGGGGGGAAAAAAACAAACGCTAGCAGATGAAGAGAGCAAAGGAGCGTACCTAATCTTTTTAATGAGAATAGTGCGGAGCTTGCGGCCGAGATCCTGGGAGCGGATACGTAGCTCGAGGTTCTTCCGGGCGAGGACGCGCTTCTCAGAGTTCTTGAGGTGATGACCGACCTGGCGCTTGATGAGACGCTCCATCCCGCTCTCCCGCATCTTCCGCTCCATGACCGCCAGCGCCTGCTCCAGGTTTCCATTCCGCACCTGTACCCGGATACCCCGTGCGCCAAACCATCCACAGAGGCCTCCGCCCGTCTGGAAGAGGAACGTTCCAGCCGACGCCTGCGGACCCGACGGCGACCGTGCGAACGGTAGGGATGGGGACAGCTGACGTACCAGGCGATTCATGGAAGGCAACGACGATCGCGAAGGGGAATTCGAATACTTACAACCCGTGCTCACCGGAGGGGGTGAAAAACGAACGGAGTGATGATGCGCCACCTCAAGCCGGCGCTAGGGTTTGCGGCACCCAAGCACTACAGGTCAAGAACACGTAGGAATGCTGCCTCCTCAATGCAAACTCTACGGATCTGactataaaatttttttcaattaactgaattaattaaattttatcattAAAATCGAAACAAATAcaatataataaatttttaaagaaaaactttatcaatacaatataataatataatgggtaatgctaaatggccagaatctggccagctagaatcaATACATGCAAGTGTACACATGGGTATTTTGGTAATATCATCTGTGtacattaattacatgcatgtacatgcatacattttaattggagcataggtaattctagctggccagattctggccaacaAGAATTATCGAAAAAAAAGGCATCTCATATTTAATAAATCATCAAATAAACGTCTCTTTTGTAAAAATCGTTAAATGGGCGTGTCACCATATGTTTTATATCGAAAAGATTATTAATTACCCCTAATAAATGTCAAAATATTTCTATTCGTACAAATACGAATACCTTATGATAAAATTGAGAAGAATTATGATACTCATAAGTAAAATTCTTAAGAAAAATTGTTAAGAATAGATATATAA
This window contains:
- the LOC122034824 gene encoding uncharacterized protein LOC122034824, giving the protein MGNCQAADTAAVVIQHRDGRLEKAYWSLLATQVMADNPGHYVASILTCTSRPSSPASHHHRGKPVEYLKLLRPDETLVVGHVYRLVSFEEVLREFASKRHVRLSRLLDKQEEKASSSTVNDDDRHREMADSETVTVPAKREEHKAEAEVDKQMEEVAQGMKFCCNTPSGGATRQGQWKPALESIAEVGEQARK
- the LOC122035002 gene encoding uncharacterized protein LOC122035002, which produces MNRLVRQLSPSLPFARSPSGPQASAGTFLFQTGGGLCGWFGARGIRVQVRNGNLEQALAVMERKMRESGMERLIKRQVGHHLKNSEKRVLARKNLELRIRSQDLGRKLRTILIKKIRGH